The following DNA comes from Fusobacterium sp. FSA-380-WT-3A.
TGACATAGTAATAGCTCCCCAAATAAGTTTTAATTTATTAGGTGCTTCAGGATTATCAGGGTCAATACCATGTGTAGAAATTCCAGCCATTGCAATAGTATTAGAATTACAAGCAGTAACTATTGATAAGAAAATTAAAATAACAAATAGTGGTATTATAATTTTACTTAAAGGCATTGCTCCTAACATATCATAAGGAACATTTTCAACTCCTCTGTTATAAGAATCTACTAAGTCTACTGTACCACTTTTGTGTAACCATAATGAAGTACCACTTACAAGAGTCATCCATAAAGCACTTACAGTAGCACATATCCCTATATATAAACCTAAAACATGTTTTATTTTACGTCCATAAGCAATTCTTCCCATAAAAGCTCCAGAAGTTGGGGCCCAAGACATCCAACTGAACCAATAGAAAGTTGTCCACCATTGTGGCCATTGAGTATCATGAGCAGCTCCTGTAACTAACATTTTTTCAAAGAATCCTCCAATAAATCCACCCATTGCTTCTGTTGCTAAATTAAATAAGAAAGGAGCATTTGAAAAAATAATTAAAAATACTAAGAATACAATATATCCATAAACATTTATATCAGCTACATATTTTAAACCTTTTTGAATCCTAGAAATAGAAGTTACAACAACAGTTATACCTATTATTATACCTATAATTAACCATAATTTTGGATTACTAGGAATTCCCATCATTTTAGAAACTCCACCAGCAACGTTCATAAATCCTTGAGCTACAGAACCAGCCATACCAGCTGAAATAGAGAATAATGTAATCGCATCTATTATATTTATAGCTTTTTGATTATCTGCATATTTACCTAATATTGGTGACATTTCACTAGCTATTGAGAATGGTTTTTTACCATTATAATACATAAAAGCAAAAACTACAGCTGGAACTGTATATATAGCATAAGGAACTACTGTCCAGTGTAAAAACATTGTTTCCATAGAAAATTTTAATGCATCTTTTGTTAAAGGTTCAATACCAGTAATATCTGTAGCTGGATTTAATAAATGAGCTATTGGTTCAGCTGGTCCCCAGAATAAAACTCCAGCAGCCATTGTTGTAGTAAGAGCTATTGTAAACCATGAGAAATCTGATAGCTCAGG
Coding sequences within:
- a CDS encoding BCCT family transporter, coding for MEDKGKNLKLRKMTFFPPFIVLLVFVLLGIISEDKFINTINAINNGIINNFGWLESILALAVTIAGVVAMFSKFGDVRIGGENAKPELSDFSWFTIALTTTMAAGVLFWGPAEPIAHLLNPATDITGIEPLTKDALKFSMETMFLHWTVVPYAIYTVPAVVFAFMYYNGKKPFSIASEMSPILGKYADNQKAINIIDAITLFSISAGMAGSVAQGFMNVAGGVSKMMGIPSNPKLWLIIGIIIGITVVVTSISRIQKGLKYVADINVYGYIVFLVFLIIFSNAPFLFNLATEAMGGFIGGFFEKMLVTGAAHDTQWPQWWTTFYWFSWMSWAPTSGAFMGRIAYGRKIKHVLGLYIGICATVSALWMTLVSGTSLWLHKSGTVDLVDSYNRGVENVPYDMLGAMPLSKIIIPLFVILIFLSIVTACNSNTIAMAGISTHGIDPDNPEAPNKLKLIWGAITMSLGYIMISLFGVNGVKVIANFGGMFAALIMFGATASLVMLIVNHKKYDKVSKEN